One Betta splendens chromosome 8, fBetSpl5.4, whole genome shotgun sequence DNA segment encodes these proteins:
- the LOC114860708 gene encoding tubulin epsilon and delta complex protein 2 isoform X1: protein MSLLTTLEQTIKLYKAEQTKINDSIQHYREILQALTPQPEPTSEGSQCAHNSTADTYTSPEEKEDLELLERALEKALQVRTASEVSEKDPKRSKQAVPRTEPGAASASCKDGIQSSAPIQKTVRSKSAIIDRKLPKKPGSLTVVSKPSAGQSKTINNKKGIQNRPASSIKVVQHQGERKSQQAGSAHSSIAHTSTLHSKNTTIRSKRDDKPDEDATTSRGPHSHTDELGASSLPPQDWKPTEQKKENRISIEKWKSLRMRQNRLWDKVNALQKKPVPERSHFIERMRATFPKDWPSGSPDQIRALVDRLTHQGRDLIQHCQTKKLLAKYASEGTTELAAENGNDSDQALESLQKTAEEIQDCAHQVKKEWEAWDRWKPEGGCLFPTGANTMWGVEAIAPLPPTITYTSEEELRELESLRMRVALLQQQVYLEQALSDTLSPQLSSLLAGPGCPKSSVLRDLYSLLGEGGERFPSTVLDCDTD from the exons ATGTCATTGCTGACCACGCTCGAGCAAACCATCAAACTATACAAAGCTGAGCAAACCAAGATTAATGACAGTATTCAACACTACAGAGAAATACTACAAGCGTT AACACCCCAACCAGAACCCACATCTGAAGGATCACAATGTGCCCATAATTCTACAGCAG ACACATATACCTCACCGGAGGAAAAGGAAGATCTGGAATTGCTTGAGAGAGCACTGGAGAAAGCTCTTCAGGTCCGCACTGCTTCAGAAGTTTCTGAAAAAGACCCCAAAAGAAGCAAGCAGGCTGTACCTAGAACAGAACCAGGTGCTGCAAGCGCCTCATGCAAAGATGGAATCCAGTCGTCAGCGCCAATTCAAAAAACTGTCCGATCTAAGTCTGCTATCATTGACAGGAAATTGCCTAAAAAGCCTGGGTCATTAACAGTAGTGTCAAAACCTTCAGCTGGACAGTCTAAaaccataaataataaaaagggaATCCAGAATCGTCCTGCCTCATCAATTAAAGTTGTGCAACACCAGGGAGAAAGGAAATCACAGCAGGCTGGTTCAGCTCATTCCTCCATTGCTCACACCTCAACATTACACTCCAAAAACACAACTATTCGAAGTAAAAGAGATGATAAACCGGACGAAGATGCCACCACCTCTAGAGGacctcattcacacactgatgaatTAGGGGCTTCGAGCTTGCCTCCACAAGACTG GAAACCGACtgagcagaaaaaagaaaatagaatTTCCATAGAAAAATGGAAATCTCTAAGGATGAGGCAAAACAG GTTGTGGGACAAAGTCAATGCTCTGCAAAAGAAGCCTGTGCCTGAGAGGAGTCACTTCATAGAGCGAATGAGAGCTACG TTCCCGAAGGATTGGCCAAGCGGAAGTCCAGATCAGATCAGGGCTCTGGTCGACAGACTGACTCACCAAGGCCGTGACCTCATCCAGCACTGCCAGACAAAGAAGCTGCTGGCCAAATACGCCTCTGAAGGGACCACAGAGCTGG cagcagaaaatggGAATGATAGTGATCAAGCACTTGAAAGCTTGCAAAAGACAGCAGAAGAAATCCAGGACTGTGCTCACCAAGTCAAAAAAG AGTGGGAAGCATGGGATCGATGGAAGCCAGAGGGAGGTTGTCTTTTCCCCACTGGGGCAAATACCATGTGGGGAGTTGAGGCTATTGCACCTCTGCCGCCGACTATAACTTACACAAGCGAGGAAGAGCTCAGGGAGCTGGAGAGTCTGAGGATGCGAGTGGCACTGCTGCAACAACAGGTTTACCTTGAACAG GCTCTGTCGGACACCCTGTCCCCTCAGCTCTCCTCTTTATTAGCTGGACCTGGATGTCCTAAATCCAGTGTCCTGAGAGATTTATACTCCCTGCTTGGTGAAGGGGGCGAACGTTTTCCTTCTACAGTCCTGGACTGCGACACTGATTGA
- the LOC114860708 gene encoding tubulin epsilon and delta complex protein 2 isoform X2 translates to MSLLTTLEQTIKLYKAEQTKINDSIQHYREILQALTPQPEPTSEGSQCAHNSTADTYTSPEEKEDLELLERALEKALQVRTASEVSEKDPKRSKQAVPRTEPGAASASCKDGIQSSAPIQKTVRSKSAIIDRKLPKKPGSLTVVSKPSAGQSKTINNKKGIQNRPASSIKVVQHQGERKSQQAGSAHSSIAHTSTLHSKNTTIRSKRDDKPDEDATTSRGPHSHTDELGASSLPPQDWKPTEQKKENRISIEKWKSLRMRQNRLWDKVNALQKKPVPERSHFIERMRATFPKDWPSGSPDQIRALVDRLTHQGRDLIQHCQTKKLLAKYASEGTTELAENGNDSDQALESLQKTAEEIQDCAHQVKKEWEAWDRWKPEGGCLFPTGANTMWGVEAIAPLPPTITYTSEEELRELESLRMRVALLQQQVYLEQALSDTLSPQLSSLLAGPGCPKSSVLRDLYSLLGEGGERFPSTVLDCDTD, encoded by the exons ATGTCATTGCTGACCACGCTCGAGCAAACCATCAAACTATACAAAGCTGAGCAAACCAAGATTAATGACAGTATTCAACACTACAGAGAAATACTACAAGCGTT AACACCCCAACCAGAACCCACATCTGAAGGATCACAATGTGCCCATAATTCTACAGCAG ACACATATACCTCACCGGAGGAAAAGGAAGATCTGGAATTGCTTGAGAGAGCACTGGAGAAAGCTCTTCAGGTCCGCACTGCTTCAGAAGTTTCTGAAAAAGACCCCAAAAGAAGCAAGCAGGCTGTACCTAGAACAGAACCAGGTGCTGCAAGCGCCTCATGCAAAGATGGAATCCAGTCGTCAGCGCCAATTCAAAAAACTGTCCGATCTAAGTCTGCTATCATTGACAGGAAATTGCCTAAAAAGCCTGGGTCATTAACAGTAGTGTCAAAACCTTCAGCTGGACAGTCTAAaaccataaataataaaaagggaATCCAGAATCGTCCTGCCTCATCAATTAAAGTTGTGCAACACCAGGGAGAAAGGAAATCACAGCAGGCTGGTTCAGCTCATTCCTCCATTGCTCACACCTCAACATTACACTCCAAAAACACAACTATTCGAAGTAAAAGAGATGATAAACCGGACGAAGATGCCACCACCTCTAGAGGacctcattcacacactgatgaatTAGGGGCTTCGAGCTTGCCTCCACAAGACTG GAAACCGACtgagcagaaaaaagaaaatagaatTTCCATAGAAAAATGGAAATCTCTAAGGATGAGGCAAAACAG GTTGTGGGACAAAGTCAATGCTCTGCAAAAGAAGCCTGTGCCTGAGAGGAGTCACTTCATAGAGCGAATGAGAGCTACG TTCCCGAAGGATTGGCCAAGCGGAAGTCCAGATCAGATCAGGGCTCTGGTCGACAGACTGACTCACCAAGGCCGTGACCTCATCCAGCACTGCCAGACAAAGAAGCTGCTGGCCAAATACGCCTCTGAAGGGACCACAGAGCTGG cagaaaatggGAATGATAGTGATCAAGCACTTGAAAGCTTGCAAAAGACAGCAGAAGAAATCCAGGACTGTGCTCACCAAGTCAAAAAAG AGTGGGAAGCATGGGATCGATGGAAGCCAGAGGGAGGTTGTCTTTTCCCCACTGGGGCAAATACCATGTGGGGAGTTGAGGCTATTGCACCTCTGCCGCCGACTATAACTTACACAAGCGAGGAAGAGCTCAGGGAGCTGGAGAGTCTGAGGATGCGAGTGGCACTGCTGCAACAACAGGTTTACCTTGAACAG GCTCTGTCGGACACCCTGTCCCCTCAGCTCTCCTCTTTATTAGCTGGACCTGGATGTCCTAAATCCAGTGTCCTGAGAGATTTATACTCCCTGCTTGGTGAAGGGGGCGAACGTTTTCCTTCTACAGTCCTGGACTGCGACACTGATTGA
- the ccnf gene encoding cyclin-F, giving the protein MKAGVLHCRCSKCYSVPTRKRVRKRNPALTLLSLPEEVLLCVLQCLSAEDLLSVRAVHSQLRDIVDNHSSVWARVSFRDTWPTPSTLWLFESAAEKGNFEAAVKLGIAYLYNEGPLLSDEGRADVCGRKASHFFSLAESLRSPMADPFIWVFIRPPWSPTGSCCKAVVFDHLKAECDNNVEKRGPLLHCLARVLQLFEGDERKSEALSMLEDSSQAGCLQSSYLLWEQNRKRAMADPGRYLQCVRTLRDYAGKGCWEAQVCLARVCSSGNPLGLEANACSELVAQLFSSSNPASRHCSQNILRQGIKDTMRYILVDWLVEVTTMKDFSSLTLHVTVDCVDRYLALRSVPKARLQLLGIACMVVCTRYISKEILTIREAVWLTDNTYKYEDLVRMMGEVVSVLEGKIRSPTLLDYGDVLLSLLPLGRRTTHLFSYICELSLLYSALATPPPAKLACAALLLTRALHHYAPLWPSQLADYTGFSKQDLLSLSVLLYVKCFSPDVPKDYRHVSLTGVKQRFEDEAYQRISKEKVMDFKELCQILEIPEVEPQMEPPSPTGQPADIHTFLASPSSTSKRRRDDNMQAHRASFVATPTAELSNQEETLLGDILDWSLDTSVSGYEGDLEEESEGEKDADSSMISIKLDALNDSDRGPEHCRALSSDEDSLCEAETDANKNGLSSSADIHSSGYSSVQSVSPSSTCSSSSLVLCTFKTFTPCVGGPSANALPGFRLLVPMQRPRGTSSKQVKRKNSAAHSGSEVKRDEEEEEDGKGNECSLNEGFLSL; this is encoded by the exons ATGAAAGCGGGCG tcctCCACTGCCGTTGTTCAAAATGTTACTCTGTCCCAACAAGAAAGCGGGTGCGTAAGCGAAATCCAGCCTTAACCTTGCTGTCTCTGCCAGAGGAAGTCCTCCTCTGTGTGCTCCAGTGTCTCTCTGCTGAGGACCTGTTGTCTGTCAGAGCG GTTCACTCCCAACTGCGGGACATTGTTGACAACCACTCAAGTGTATGGGCCAGGGTCAGTTTCAGGGATACCTGGCCTACACCCAGCACCTTATGGCTATTTGAAAG TGCTGCTGAAAAAGGCAATTTTGAAGCCGCAGTGAAACTTGGGATTGCTTATTTGTACAACGAAGGAC CATTGCTGAGTGATGAGGGGCGAGCGGATGTGTGTGGTCGCAAGGCCTCTCACTTTTTTAGCCTGGCAGAGAGCTTGCGCTCTCCTATGGCAGATCCCTTCATCTGGGTTTTCATCCGTCCACCTTGGTCGCCCACTGGCAGCTGCTGCAAGGCTGTAGTGTTTGACCATCTCAAGGCTGAGTGTGACAACAACGTG GAGAAGAGGGGACCTTTATTGCACTGTTTGGCCAGAGTTTTGCAGCTTTTTGAG GGTGATGAAAGAAAATCTGAGGCCTTATCTATGCTGGAGGATTCTTCTCAGGCTGGCTGTCTACAGAGCTCCTACCTGCTTTGGGAGCAGAACCGTAAACGAGCT ATGGCAGATCCAGGCAGGTACCTTCAGTGTGTCCGAACCCTTAGGGATTATGCTGGAAAGGGCTGCTGGGAGGCACAG GTCTGCCTGGCCAGAGTGTGTAGCAGTGGAAATCCACTGGGCTTGGAGGCAAATGCCTGCTCAGAGTTGGTGGCCCAGCTTTTCAGTTCTTCTAATCCAGCATCACGGCACTGCTCCCAGAATATTCTTAGACAAGGCATCAAGGACACCATGAG GTACATCCTGGTGGATTGGCTTGTGGAGGTGACCACCATGAAGGACTTCTCCAGCCTGACACTTCATGTGACGGTGGACTGTGTGGACCGGTACCTGGCTTTGCGCTCTGTCCCCAAGGCTCGCCTTCAATTATTAGGCATCGCCTGCATGGTAGTTTGTACACG ttATATCAGTAAAGAAATCCTGACCATACGTGAAGCTGTGTGGCTCACAGACAACACATACAAATATGAGGACCTGGTGCGAATGATGGGAGAAGTCGTCTCGGTGCTGGAGGGAAAGATCAGG AGCCCCACCCTGCTGGACTATGGGGACgtgcttctgtctctgctccctctTGGGAGACGGACCACTCACCTGTTCAGCTACATCTGTGAGCTGTCACTGCTCTACTCCGCTCTCgccacaccaccaccagccaaactggcctgtgctgctctgctgcttacACGAGCACTACATCATTATG CGCCGCTGTGGCCAAGCCAGTTAGCTGACTACACAGGCTTCTCCAAACAAGACCTCCTCTCCCTGTCGGTGCTGCTCTATGTCAAGTG TTTTAGCCCAGATGTTCCCAAAGATTACAGGCATGTGTCACTTACTGGAGTCAAGCAACGATTTGAAGATGAGGCCTACCAGCGTATCAGCAAAGAAAAG GTCATGGACTTTAAAGAGCTGTGCCAGATCTTGGAGATTCCCGAGGTGGAGCCTCAGATGGAGCCTCCCAGTCCCACCGGTCAACCAGCTGATATTCACACCTTCCTTGCCTCTCCATCCAGCACCAGCAAGCG GCGACGCGATGACAACATGCAGGCCCACAGAGCCAGCTTCGTGGCAACGCCCACGGCGGAGCTGTCCAatcaggaggagacgctgctagGGGACATCCTGGACTGGAGCTTGGACACTTCCGTTTCTGGTTACGAGGGCGACctggaggaagagagcgagggagagaaagatGCAGATT cCTCCATGATTTCCATCAAACTCGATGCGCTGAATGATTCAGACAGAGGACCTGAGCACTGCAGAGCCCTGTCCAGTGATGAAGACAGTTTGTGTGAAGCCGAAACGGACGCGAACAAGAACggcctctcttcctctgcagacATTCACAGTTCTGGATACTCCTCTGTCCAGAGCGTGAGCCCCTCTTCCAcatgctcttcctcctccctcgtgCTATGCACATTCAAGACCTTTACGCCATGCGTGGGTGGGCCTTCTGCTAATGCCCTGCCTGGCTTCCGCCTTTTGGTGCCCATGCAAAGACCCCGGGGCACCTCCAGCAAACAAGTAAAGAGGAAGAACTCTGCAGCTCATAGTGGCAGTGAGGTGAAAAGAgacgaagaagaggaggaggatgggaaaGGGAATGAGTGTTCTCTCAACGAGGGGTTTCTGAGCCTATAG